One genomic window of Parasteatoda tepidariorum isolate YZ-2023 chromosome 9, CAS_Ptep_4.0, whole genome shotgun sequence includes the following:
- the LOC107446010 gene encoding alpha-tocopherol transfer protein-like translates to MVYMKYFCDGLTPELMKRAEDELGETDEVKMKCLAEIKNLINDEEDFHPCMDDIFLLRFLRVKKFKTDKAFQSLKDYYVYKAQYSGIISDRLPSDIRHVFEHGESTILEHRYKDGAGVFVARVGYYDTKRFTSDGQITLMLIATEVGLRVEATQITGYSVIVDFDNFSIEKARHFGTPRAIYRIIITILRSMPCRIKSYHIVNEARFVSGMLSVGMHLVSKKLRKRIHFHGRDLESLHKFLSPEILPEEYGGQQGPLKKYATAFGERALSLEEHFKEMNKYGYKGKTLEKLRK, encoded by the exons ATGgtttacatgaaatatttttgtgatggATTGACTCCAGAACTGATGAAGAGAGCTGAAGATGAGTTAGGAGAAACTGATGAGGTTAAGATGAAATGCCTAGCggaaatcaaaaacttaataaatg atgaaGAGGACTTTCATCCTTGCATGGatgatatttttcttctcaGATTTCTGCGagttaaaaagttcaaaacagACAAAGCGTTCCAATCTCTGAAGGATTATTATGTGTACAAAGCTCAGTATTCTGGTATTATTTCCGATCGCTTACCATCTGATATAAGACACGTCTTTGAACACGGAGAATCTACCATACTGGAACACCGGTATAAAGATGGCGCTGGAGTATTCGTTGCTCGTGTGG GCTACTACGATACCAAGAGATTCACCTCTGACGGGCAAATAACTTTAATGTTAATTGCCACTGAAGTAGGATTACGAGTTGAAGCAACGCAAATCACTGGTTATTCTGTCATTGTAGACTTTGATAACTTCAGCATAGAGAAAGCAAGACATTTTGGTACTCCAAGAGCTATCTACCGTATAATCATAACTATCTTG AGGAGCATGCCTTGTCGAATTAAATCCTATCACATTGTAAATGAAGCAAGATTTGTAAGTGGAATGTTGAGCGTTGGAATGCATCTTGTGTCAAAGAAATTAAGGAAAAGA ATTCATTTCCATGGGAGAGATTTGGAGAGTCTTCACAAATTCTTATCACCAGAAATCCTTCCAGAAGAGTATGGAGGACAACAAGGGCCCTTGAAGAAATACGCAACAGCATTTGGGGAAAGAGCTTTGAGCCTTGAAGAACATTTTAAGGAAATGAACAAATATGGATACAAGggaaaaactcttgaaaaactCAGGaagtga